Proteins from a genomic interval of Rhizobium etli CFN 42:
- a CDS encoding DUF3572 domain-containing protein has protein sequence MQSNFKTSKQQAADPHETAIAVLGWLADDPHTFGRFLALTGVAPGQVRSAVNDPGFLAGMMDFLMNHEPTAMAFCTASGLSPETVTAAWRHFSSPGLDSGEY, from the coding sequence ATGCAAAGCAACTTCAAGACTTCGAAACAACAGGCGGCCGACCCCCACGAGACGGCGATCGCCGTCCTCGGCTGGCTTGCCGACGATCCCCACACGTTCGGCCGCTTCCTCGCGCTCACCGGCGTGGCCCCTGGACAGGTGCGCAGCGCCGTCAACGATCCGGGGTTCCTCGCCGGCATGATGGATTTCCTGATGAACCACGAACCGACGGCGATGGCCTTCTGCACGGCGAGCGGCCTCAGCCCGGAAACTGTGACCGCCGCCTGGCGGCATTTCTCCTCGCCGGGTCTCGATTCAGGGGAATACTGA
- a CDS encoding response regulator, translating to MPKQVMIVEDNELNMKLFRDLIEASGYTTIQTRNGMEALDLARKHRPDLILMDIQLPEVSGLEVTKWLKEDDELHVIPVIAVTAFAMKGDEERIRQGGCEAYVSKPISVPKFIETIKTYLGDA from the coding sequence ATGCCCAAACAGGTGATGATTGTAGAAGATAACGAGCTCAACATGAAGCTCTTTCGCGACCTCATCGAGGCGTCCGGCTATACCACGATCCAGACGAGAAATGGCATGGAGGCGCTCGATCTCGCGCGCAAGCATCGTCCAGACCTCATCCTCATGGATATTCAGCTTCCCGAGGTCTCCGGCCTCGAAGTCACAAAATGGCTGAAGGAAGACGACGAGCTGCACGTCATTCCCGTCATCGCCGTCACGGCTTTCGCGATGAAGGGCGACGAGGAGCGGATCCGCCAGGGCGGCTGCGAAGCCTATGTTTCCAAGCCGATCTCGGTTCCGAAATTCATCGAGACGATCAAGACCTATCTGGGCGATGCCTGA
- a CDS encoding PleD family two-component system response regulator: MTARILVVDDIPANVKLLEARLLAEYFDVMTAADGHEALAICERNQVDLILLDIMMPGIDGFEVCERLKASQKTAHIPVVMVTALDQPADRVRGLKAGADDFLTKPVNDLQLISRVKSLLRLKTLSDELRIRADTAHTMGMGDLMRAGEGRGDEAGQVLLVDGRANSQERIVKALKSVADVVALSDPQAALFEAAENTFDLVIVNANFDDYDPLRLCSQLRSLERTRFLPILIITEQGADDMVVRALDLGVNDYLIRPVDPNELVARSLTQIRRKRYNDRLRASVKQTIELAVTDPLTGLYNRRYLDNHLNVLFNRSMARGRPLSVLITDIDRFKQVNDTYGHDGGDEVLREFANRVRSTIRGADLACRYGGEEFVVVMPDTSPEVAAAVAERLRAAVESAPFMLKRSSEALSVTASFGIASRIGAVLTPDQLMKQADLALYEAKNTGRNRVVAAAA, translated from the coding sequence ATGACCGCGCGAATACTGGTGGTTGACGATATTCCGGCCAACGTGAAGCTGCTTGAAGCGCGGCTGCTCGCGGAGTATTTCGACGTGATGACCGCTGCCGACGGTCACGAAGCGCTGGCAATCTGCGAGCGTAATCAGGTCGACCTGATCCTGCTCGACATCATGATGCCCGGTATCGATGGCTTCGAGGTCTGCGAGCGGTTGAAGGCCAGTCAGAAGACCGCCCATATTCCCGTCGTCATGGTCACCGCACTCGACCAGCCGGCCGATCGCGTACGCGGCCTGAAGGCCGGCGCCGACGATTTCCTCACCAAGCCTGTCAACGACCTGCAGCTGATCTCGCGGGTGAAGAGCCTGCTGCGGCTGAAGACGTTGAGCGACGAGCTGCGCATCCGCGCCGACACCGCCCATACGATGGGCATGGGCGATCTCATGCGGGCAGGCGAAGGCCGTGGCGACGAGGCCGGCCAGGTGTTATTGGTTGATGGCCGCGCCAATTCGCAAGAGCGCATCGTCAAGGCGTTGAAGTCCGTCGCCGATGTGGTTGCTCTTTCCGATCCGCAGGCAGCCCTCTTCGAGGCGGCCGAGAACACGTTCGATCTCGTCATCGTCAATGCCAATTTCGATGATTACGATCCGCTTCGCCTCTGCTCGCAACTGCGCTCGCTGGAGCGCACACGCTTCCTGCCGATCCTGATTATCACCGAGCAGGGCGCCGACGACATGGTCGTCCGCGCGCTTGATCTCGGCGTCAACGACTACCTCATCCGCCCCGTCGATCCCAACGAGCTCGTCGCCCGCAGCCTGACGCAGATCCGTCGCAAGCGCTACAACGACCGTCTGCGCGCCAGCGTCAAGCAGACGATCGAGCTTGCCGTGACCGATCCGCTGACTGGCCTTTACAACAGACGTTATCTCGACAATCACCTGAACGTGCTCTTCAACCGGTCGATGGCGCGGGGCCGGCCGCTTTCGGTGCTGATCACCGATATCGACCGTTTCAAGCAGGTGAACGACACGTACGGCCATGACGGCGGCGACGAAGTGCTGCGTGAATTCGCAAACCGCGTCCGTTCGACCATCCGCGGCGCCGATCTCGCCTGCCGTTACGGCGGAGAGGAATTCGTCGTGGTGATGCCGGACACCTCGCCGGAAGTTGCCGCCGCCGTCGCCGAGCGCCTGCGCGCGGCAGTCGAAAGCGCCCCCTTCATGCTGAAGCGCTCAAGTGAAGCCCTGAGCGTCACCGCGTCCTTCGGCATCGCCTCACGCATCGGCGCGGTGCTGACCCCTGACCAACTGATGAAGCAGGCCGATCTTGCTCTTTACGAGGCCAAGAATACCGGCCGCAATCGCGTGGTCGCAGCGGCTGCCTGA
- the rpmG gene encoding 50S ribosomal protein L33, giving the protein MAKATTIKIKLLSTADTGFFYVTTKNSRTMTDKMTKTKYDPIAKKHVEFKETKIK; this is encoded by the coding sequence ATGGCCAAGGCTACAACAATCAAGATCAAGCTGCTGTCGACAGCCGACACCGGTTTCTTCTACGTCACGACGAAGAACAGCCGTACGATGACGGACAAGATGACGAAGACGAAGTATGACCCGATTGCTAAGAAGCATGTCGAGTTCAAGGAAACCAAGATCAAGTAA
- a CDS encoding MFS transporter, translated as MSQPRTGTPGDVEEIHWPSLVAAISSISAVGIAIGLGLPLLSIILEKRGISSTLIGLNTAMAGISAMAAAPVTTKLAHKYGVAPTMLWAVLISALSALGFYYAEDFWMWFPLRFAFHGATTTLFILSEFWINAASPPSKRGFVLGIYATVLSIGFAAGPLLFSILGSDGIFPFLVGAGAILLAAIPIFIARDESPVLEEKPELHFMRYVLLVPTATAAVFIFGAVEAGGLSLFPIFAVRAHFTESQAALLLTMMGVGNVIFQIPLGLLSDRIRDKRPLLAGMALMGFIGSMTLPILVNNWLLMAGILLFWGGCVSGLYTVGLSHLGSRLTGSDLAAANAAFVFCYAMGTVAGPQVIGAAIDVAGNNGFAWAIAAFFGLYALLSGIRLMFVRKRT; from the coding sequence ATGTCTCAGCCGAGAACCGGCACACCGGGCGATGTCGAAGAAATCCATTGGCCTTCTCTGGTGGCAGCCATCTCGTCCATTTCAGCCGTCGGCATAGCAATCGGTCTCGGGCTCCCGCTTCTCAGTATCATCCTCGAAAAACGCGGCATCTCATCCACGTTGATCGGGCTCAATACGGCGATGGCCGGGATCTCGGCGATGGCCGCGGCACCCGTTACCACCAAGCTCGCTCATAAATACGGCGTTGCGCCGACGATGCTCTGGGCGGTGCTGATTTCGGCGCTGAGTGCACTCGGCTTCTATTATGCCGAGGATTTCTGGATGTGGTTTCCGCTGCGTTTCGCCTTCCATGGCGCAACGACGACGCTGTTCATTCTCTCCGAATTCTGGATCAACGCCGCCTCGCCGCCATCCAAGCGAGGCTTTGTGCTTGGCATATATGCGACCGTGCTTTCCATTGGGTTTGCGGCCGGACCCCTGCTCTTTTCGATACTCGGCAGCGACGGCATCTTTCCCTTTCTGGTCGGCGCGGGCGCCATCCTGCTTGCCGCCATTCCGATTTTCATCGCCCGTGACGAAAGCCCCGTGCTCGAGGAAAAACCGGAATTGCATTTCATGCGCTATGTCCTGCTGGTGCCGACAGCGACGGCTGCCGTCTTCATCTTCGGCGCGGTCGAAGCTGGCGGGCTGTCACTGTTTCCGATTTTTGCCGTGCGCGCCCATTTCACCGAATCGCAGGCGGCGCTGCTGCTCACCATGATGGGCGTCGGCAACGTCATCTTCCAGATTCCCCTCGGCCTGCTCTCCGACCGCATCCGCGACAAGCGACCGCTTCTGGCAGGGATGGCATTGATGGGCTTTATCGGTTCGATGACGCTGCCGATCCTCGTCAACAACTGGCTGCTGATGGCCGGGATCCTGCTCTTCTGGGGCGGCTGCGTCTCCGGCCTCTACACGGTCGGCCTCAGCCATCTCGGTTCGCGGCTGACGGGCTCCGATCTGGCTGCCGCCAATGCCGCCTTCGTCTTCTGTTATGCGATGGGAACCGTCGCTGGGCCACAGGTGATCGGCGCCGCAATCGACGTCGCCGGAAACAATGGTTTTGCCTGGGCGATTGCCGCTTTCTTCGGCCTTTATGCCCTACTTTCCGGCATCAGATTAATGTTCGTTCGAAAACGGACTTGA
- a CDS encoding DUF983 domain-containing protein produces MNTPTDPVVRYGDGPGGAERPLGRSIMRGLLNRCPACGNGKLFRAFLKPVHHCAACGEAMHHHRSDDLPPYIVILVLGHVLVGGYMLTDLTFVLPVWVHLAIWAPITVIAALASIQPIKGGVIGLQWALRMHGFGGESDSPDDYELPRRPD; encoded by the coding sequence ATGAACACACCGACCGATCCGGTCGTCCGTTACGGGGATGGGCCCGGGGGCGCCGAGCGTCCGCTCGGGCGTTCCATCATGCGCGGGCTGTTGAACCGCTGCCCGGCCTGCGGCAACGGCAAGCTCTTCCGCGCATTCCTGAAACCGGTCCACCATTGCGCCGCCTGCGGCGAGGCAATGCACCACCATCGCTCCGATGACCTGCCGCCCTATATTGTCATCCTGGTCCTCGGCCACGTCCTCGTCGGCGGCTACATGCTGACCGATCTGACCTTCGTGTTGCCGGTATGGGTCCATCTTGCCATATGGGCGCCGATCACAGTCATCGCTGCCCTCGCCTCGATCCAGCCGATCAAGGGCGGCGTCATCGGCCTGCAATGGGCGCTGCGCATGCATGGTTTCGGCGGCGAGAGCGATAGTCCCGATGATTACGAGCTTCCCCGCCGGCCGGATTGA